Proteins encoded together in one Triticum dicoccoides isolate Atlit2015 ecotype Zavitan chromosome 7B, WEW_v2.0, whole genome shotgun sequence window:
- the LOC119335481 gene encoding tRNA dimethylallyltransferase 9-like, translating into MCCEMRPGFGFGSARRGIWRSWPALCSRRQRFASSLCSAKKLHVAATTLPPPGTRNKRKVIVISGPTGAGKSRLALEVARRLGGEIISADSVQVYRSLDIGSAKPTASETSMVPHHLIDIMHACDDYSAGMFFHDARTATQDVLDRGSVPVVAGGTGLYLRWFIYGKPNVPQSSSDIISSVWSELAGFRESGRWDEAVELLLKAGDPEARDLDTNNWARLSRRLEIIRSSGSPASAFTLPYSSFQKQQDTKLTDSPIDDATCEAKELEYDFLCFFLACPRVELYRSIDLRCEEMLADTGGLLSEASWLLDIGLQPNMNSASRAIGYRQTMEYLLHCRQNGGSSSPEEFLEFLTKFQQTSRNFSRRQMTWFRNEKIYQWVDASQPFEEIVQFICDAYNGSDAMVLPESLEMKRESCVHTSKDLKTYRSENKVFLGHEECCHVLDWIRRTQGK; encoded by the coding sequence ATGTGCTGTGAAATGAGGCCGGGGTTCGGGTTCGGGTCTGCGCGGCGCGGCATCTGGAGGAGCTGGCCGGCCCTGTGCTCGCGGCGGCAGCGCTTCGCATCGTCTCTTTGCTCTGCAAAGAAGCTGCATGTCGCAGCCACCACTCTGCCGCCGCCCGGCACGAGGAATAAGAGGAAGGTCATCGTGATATCAGGCCCCACCGGTGCCGGAAAGAGCAGGCTCGCGCTGGAGGTGGCCAGGAGGCTCGGGGGAGAGATCATCAGCGCAGACTCGGTGCAGGTGTACCGCAGCCTCGACATCGGCTCAGCCAAGCCGACCGCTTCGGAGACGAGCATGGTGCCGCACCACCTCATCGACATCATGCACGCGTGCGACGATTACTCCGCTGGGATGTTCTTCCACGACGCGCGAACAGCGACACAAGATGTTCTTGACAGGGGCTCTGTGCCAGTTGTCGCAGGGGGGACTGGGCTGTACTTACGGTGGTTTATATACGGCAAGCCGAATGTTCCACAATCATCCAGCGACATCATATCAAGCGTGTGGTCTGAGCTCGCTGGCTTTCGTGAGAGCGGTCGGTGGGACGAAGCGGTCGAGCTCCTGCTCAAGGCCGGGGATCCCGAAGCTCGGGACTTGGATACGAATAACTGGGCCAGGTTGAGCAGAAGGCTCGAGATCATCAGGTCATCTGGTTCCCCTGCATCTGCCTTCACCTTACCATACAGCTCATTCCAGAAGCAGCAAGACACCAAGCTAACTGATTCCCCAATCGATGATGCAACCTGTGAAGCGAAAGAACTGGAGTATGATTTCCTATGTTTTTTCCTCGCATGCCCACGGGTTGAACTCTACAGATCAATTGATTTGAGGTGTGAGGAAATGCTGGCTGACACAGGAGGCCTTCTTTCAGAAGCCTCATGGCTTCTTGATATCGGGTTGCAGCCGAATATGAACTCCGCAAGCCGTGCTATTGGTTACAGGCAAACCATGGAGTACCTGTTGCATTGCAGACAGAACGGAGGCAGTAGCTCCCCAGAGGAGTTCTTGGAGTTCCTGACCAAGTTTCAGCAGACGTCTAGGAACTTCTCAAGGAGGCAAATGACCTGGTTCCGCAACGAAAAGATTTACCAGTGGGTTGACGCGTCACAGCCTTTTGAAGAAATCGTTCAGTTTATCTGTGACGCTTACAATGGCTCTGATGCAATGGTGCTGCCTGAATCACTTGAAATGAAAAGGGAAAGTTGTGTGCACACGAGCAAGGATCTCAAAACCTATCGCTCAGAGAACAAGGTGTTCCTTGGGCATGAAGAGTGTTGTCACGTTTTGGATTGGATCAGAAGGACGCAAGGGAAGTGA